The following is a genomic window from Methanophagales archaeon.
TCATTTTTTCTCGTACCTTATTCTTGGGTCTAAGTAAGCATAGATGATATCCACTGCCAGGTTGGATAATGCAAAAATAACAGCGATAAATAAAACACATCCTTGAACCAACGCAAAGTCCCTGGCATATATAGAGTCCACCAATAGTTTTCCAATTCCGGGCCATGCGAATATCGTCTCAACAATAACAGCTCCTCCAAGTAAAAAGCCCAACTGCAACCCCACAAACGTAATTACAGGTAGCATAGCATTTTTCAGCGCATGCTTTAGAAGTATTGTTCTCGCATCTAACCCTTTTGCTTTTGCCATTACTATGTAATCCTGGTTTAGCACATCCAACATGCTCGAACGTGTGAGGCGAGTTGTGATGGCAGCCATCGAGGTGCCTAAGGTTATCGTAGGAAGAATAAGATGTTTGATGCCACCGTAGCCAAAACTGGGAAGCAATCCAAGAGATAGAGAAAATAACCAGATCAAAAGCAATCCAAGCCAGAAGTTGGGCATGGACACCCCAAGCAAAGCGCCGGTCATGCACGCATTATCAACGATTGTATTTTTTCTGATGGCACTGATTATTCCAGTAGGTAGCGCTATCAATAGAGACAAAATTAAACTTGAGATTGCTAACACTAAGGTTGCGGGGAATCTGGTCAGTATCTCTTCTAAGACATCTTCATGGGTTATTTGTGACTTACCCAGGTCCAGGTGTAAAACGTGCTCCAGCCATCTCAGGTATTGAATATACACTGGAGCGTCTAAGCCCTCTGTTGCTCTTACCCATTCTATTTCCCCCTGTGTTAAGTCCTCACCATACCTGGCTACCGCAATCATCTCTGCTGGGTCACCGGGAGCGAAGTGCATTGCAGAAAAAGTAACCACCGTTACAC
Proteins encoded in this region:
- a CDS encoding ABC transporter permease; translation: VTVVTFSAMHFAPGDPAEMIAVARYGEDLTQGEIEWVRATEGLDAPVYIQYLRWLEHVLHLDLGKSQITHEDVLEEILTRFPATLVLAISSLILSLLIALPTGIISAIRKNTIVDNACMTGALLGVSMPNFWLGLLLIWLFSLSLGLLPSFGYGGIKHLILPTITLGTSMAAITTRLTRSSMLDVLNQDYIVMAKAKGLDARTILLKHALKNAMLPVITFVGLQLGFLLGGAVIVETIFAWPGIGKLLVDSIYARDFALVQGCVLFIAVIFALSNLAVDIIYAYLDPRIRYEKK